From a single Methylosinus sp. H3A genomic region:
- a CDS encoding helix-turn-helix transcriptional regulator, whose protein sequence is MLAVQCKMARVALGIGVRELAELAQVAPATVSRLEAGEELKPRTVAAIRAALEAAGVIFVDENGEGPGVRLRKKQP, encoded by the coding sequence ATGTTAGCTGTTCAATGCAAGATGGCGCGCGTCGCCCTGGGAATTGGCGTGCGGGAGCTGGCAGAACTGGCGCAGGTCGCACCGGCGACGGTTTCTCGTCTCGAGGCGGGAGAGGAACTGAAACCCCGCACGGTCGCTGCGATCCGCGCCGCTCTCGAAGCGGCGGGCGTCATCTTCGTCGACGAAAATGGCGAGGGGCCCGGCGTGAGGCTGCGGAAGAAACAGCCATGA
- the aqpZ gene encoding aquaporin Z yields the protein MTRKLLAEFLGTFLLVLGGCGSAVISAGFPQLGIGFLGVALAFGITVLAGVYAFGPVSGGHFNPAVSLGLAAAGRFSWKEIGPYWTAQLLGATFAAFILLLVAKGNVDFTLANGFAANGYGDHSPAGYTLQSSFIIETVLTAFFLFVILGTTEGRASVGFAPLAIGLTLTLIHLVSIPVTNTSVNPARSTSQALFVQGWALEQLWLFWVAPLLGGAIGGILHRFTLADE from the coding sequence CTGACGCGCAAATTGCTCGCGGAATTTCTCGGAACCTTCTTGCTCGTCTTGGGCGGTTGCGGCAGCGCGGTGATTTCCGCAGGTTTTCCGCAACTCGGAATCGGTTTTCTCGGCGTCGCGTTGGCCTTCGGCATCACGGTGCTTGCGGGCGTCTATGCCTTCGGCCCCGTCTCTGGCGGCCACTTCAATCCGGCGGTCTCGCTCGGTCTCGCCGCCGCCGGCCGCTTTTCCTGGAAGGAGATAGGCCCCTATTGGACGGCGCAGCTTCTCGGCGCGACTTTCGCGGCGTTCATTCTGCTCCTCGTCGCCAAAGGCAATGTCGATTTCACGCTCGCCAACGGATTTGCGGCGAATGGCTACGGAGATCACTCGCCGGCGGGCTACACGTTACAATCCAGCTTCATTATCGAGACCGTGCTGACAGCCTTTTTCCTATTCGTCATTCTCGGCACGACGGAGGGTCGCGCGTCTGTAGGCTTCGCGCCGCTCGCCATCGGCCTGACGCTGACGCTTATTCATCTCGTCTCGATCCCGGTCACCAACACTTCGGTGAACCCGGCGCGTTCGACCAGTCAGGCGCTCTTCGTCCAAGGCTGGGCGCTCGAGCAGCTCTGGCTGTTCTGGGTCGCGCCGTTACTCGGTGGCGCTATCGGCGGCATCCTTCACCGCTTCACGCTCGCGGACGAGTAA
- a CDS encoding type II toxin-antitoxin system HicB family antitoxin: MTTKPTDYPLIVEPLPAEDGGGFVAIVPDLPGCMSDGETPEEAVANARDAVIAWIEAAKDLGHAVPEPSRHLALAS, translated from the coding sequence ATGACGACCAAGCCAACCGACTACCCGCTCATTGTGGAGCCTCTGCCCGCGGAAGACGGCGGCGGCTTCGTCGCGATCGTGCCGGACCTGCCGGGCTGCATGTCGGACGGCGAGACGCCGGAAGAAGCCGTGGCCAACGCGCGCGATGCGGTCATTGCGTGGATCGAGGCGGCCAAGGACCTCGGCCACGCCGTTCCTGAGCCGTCCCGGCATCTGGCGCTCGCGAGTTGA
- a CDS encoding DUF502 domain-containing protein, protein MRQIFDFVKTTVLGGAIFLFPFAAILLVVVKAGNMAVDSVTPLAEKLPIPKGEAVIAVYVVGALLLMLVAFAAGLFARSVQIERGAASFLEEKVLNKLPPYVAVRKYTERLAGLETQTKEERKPVLVRMQSGWQLGFLADAFGDGHVAVFMPGAPDPSSGVVQIVSPDQITPVDISYHDALACLEQSGRGLPMLLAGSSFEKDRPS, encoded by the coding sequence ATGAGGCAGATCTTTGATTTTGTGAAAACGACGGTGCTTGGTGGCGCGATTTTTTTGTTTCCCTTCGCTGCGATACTCCTCGTGGTTGTCAAAGCTGGTAACATGGCTGTCGACAGTGTGACGCCATTGGCGGAAAAGCTTCCAATTCCAAAAGGTGAGGCGGTTATCGCCGTTTATGTTGTCGGGGCTTTATTACTGATGCTCGTGGCGTTCGCCGCGGGGCTATTTGCTCGATCCGTCCAAATCGAAAGGGGCGCAGCCTCATTCCTTGAAGAGAAGGTTCTAAACAAATTGCCTCCCTACGTCGCTGTTCGTAAATATACTGAACGCTTGGCAGGGTTGGAGACACAGACGAAAGAAGAAAGGAAGCCTGTTCTGGTGCGTATGCAGAGTGGATGGCAGCTCGGGTTCCTTGCCGACGCATTTGGTGACGGTCATGTCGCTGTGTTTATGCCAGGCGCGCCAGACCCATCATCGGGCGTGGTGCAGATTGTGAGCCCCGACCAAATCACGCCAGTCGATATTTCCTACCACGACGCACTCGCGTGCCTCGAACAGTCTGGGCGCGGCCTTCCCATGCTTTTGGCAGGATCGTCGTTCGAGAAGGACCGTCCGAGTTGA
- a CDS encoding DUF3363 domain-containing protein codes for MLLAEQREQGVIDLRLGEGASYLVRENRALLLGRARRLERYGLATELETGRWAISDRAEQMLKELGVRNEAIETIRRALAGHGLADERGVAQYACHGETGKEPIVGRVLAKGLAGDEMSERVYLVVDGVDGRVHHMEFADPTRIEEVGRGMIVEAAPAVSDPRPADRNIAIVAEDDGVYRPSAHLERIRDSFERQGKDPEAFVRFHVRRLEALRRAGHVERVDADHWRVPKDIVERGQSYDLAQGGDGLRVRTLSTFDLERQIASDGATWLDRELVADKQTSLVEAGFGRDVKNALHRRAERLVEMDLAKDNGRSISISRNAIVALEQREVERVGRQMAAERGLSYSPSGPGEYVSGRLAGVANLASGRFAMIEDGLGFQLVPWQPVLEKRIGQYLSGVHRDGGGIEWDLGRKRGLGL; via the coding sequence ATGTTGCTCGCCGAGCAGCGCGAACAAGGCGTCATTGATCTCAGGCTCGGGGAAGGCGCCTCCTATCTTGTCCGAGAGAACCGGGCGCTGCTGCTGGGCCGCGCGCGGCGTCTGGAACGCTACGGCCTCGCCACCGAACTCGAGACGGGGAGGTGGGCCATTTCCGACCGTGCGGAGCAGATGCTGAAGGAGCTCGGCGTTCGCAACGAAGCGATCGAGACCATCCGTCGGGCGCTGGCTGGTCACGGTCTGGCGGACGAGCGCGGCGTTGCGCAATATGCTTGCCACGGGGAGACCGGAAAGGAGCCGATCGTCGGCCGGGTGCTGGCCAAAGGGCTGGCGGGCGACGAGATGAGTGAGCGCGTCTATCTCGTCGTCGACGGCGTCGACGGACGAGTCCATCACATGGAGTTTGCCGATCCGACCCGCATCGAGGAGGTCGGCCGCGGCATGATCGTCGAAGCCGCGCCCGCCGTTTCCGATCCGAGGCCCGCCGACCGCAACATCGCCATCGTCGCGGAGGACGACGGCGTCTACCGGCCGAGCGCTCATCTCGAACGCATTCGCGATAGTTTCGAGCGGCAGGGCAAGGACCCGGAGGCCTTCGTCCGCTTCCATGTCCGCCGGCTGGAGGCGCTGCGCCGGGCCGGGCACGTCGAACGCGTCGACGCGGACCATTGGCGCGTGCCGAAGGATATCGTCGAGCGCGGCCAAAGTTATGATTTGGCCCAGGGCGGCGACGGCCTTCGCGTGCGCACGCTCTCGACGTTCGATCTCGAACGGCAGATCGCGAGCGACGGAGCGACGTGGCTCGACCGCGAACTCGTCGCCGACAAGCAGACTTCGTTAGTCGAAGCAGGCTTCGGTCGGGACGTGAAGAATGCGCTCCACCGGCGCGCCGAGCGGTTGGTGGAAATGGACCTCGCCAAGGATAACGGAAGATCTATCTCCATCTCGCGAAACGCTATCGTTGCGCTGGAGCAGCGAGAGGTGGAGCGCGTCGGCCGTCAGATGGCCGCGGAGCGCGGCTTGTCGTATTCGCCGAGCGGGCCGGGCGAATATGTGTCGGGGCGGCTGGCTGGCGTCGCCAATCTCGCCAGCGGGCGCTTCGCGATGATCGAGGATGGCCTCGGCTTCCAGCTCGTGCCTTGGCAGCCCGTTCTCGAAAAGCGCATCGGCCAATATCTCAGCGGCGTTCACCGTGACGGCGGCGGCATCGAGTGGGATCTTGGTCGCAAACGCGGGCTCGGGCTGTGA
- a CDS encoding Dyp-type peroxidase, with protein sequence MTEAVNAMLELDDIQSGVLRPRPTPYAATYILLRIDDRKAGQELMLRASSLVASATHATGPLGDTWLSVAISFQGFKALGLPQESLDSFAPEFRQGMAARATLLGDTGENSPENWEKPLGSADVHVVLTAVSPDAQRLEPVLERARKTYRKLAGIAAIWRQDCHALPTEREAFGFRDGISHPAVEGSGIPGTNPKERPLEAGEFILGYPDESGVMPRMPWPEILGRNGSYVAFRKLRQNVALFRGYLRANSSSPEEEELLAAKMMGRWRSGAPLALCPLHDEPELGADRLRNNDFLYEADDPIGYRTPVGSHVRRANPRDASVAGIGRIHRMIRRGTSYGPPLPEGVVEDDGVDRGLMFAFIGASLGRQFEFVQSEWINDGGFIGARDAKDPISGANDGSGVFDIPRRPVRKRLHGLARFVVTRGGEYCFLPGLRALRWLAELDT encoded by the coding sequence ATGACCGAAGCAGTGAATGCGATGCTCGAGCTGGACGACATTCAGAGCGGCGTTCTGCGGCCCCGGCCTACTCCCTATGCGGCGACCTACATTCTGCTCCGCATCGACGACCGGAAGGCGGGGCAGGAGTTGATGCTGCGGGCAAGCTCCTTGGTTGCTTCTGCCACTCATGCGACCGGCCCGCTCGGCGACACCTGGCTGAGCGTCGCAATCAGCTTCCAAGGCTTCAAGGCCCTGGGGCTGCCGCAAGAGTCTCTCGACAGCTTCGCGCCCGAGTTCCGCCAGGGGATGGCTGCCCGGGCGACGCTGCTGGGAGACACCGGCGAGAACAGCCCCGAAAATTGGGAGAAACCGCTCGGGAGCGCGGACGTCCATGTGGTGCTCACCGCAGTTTCGCCAGACGCGCAGCGTCTGGAACCAGTGCTCGAGCGCGCCCGCAAGACGTACCGGAAATTAGCGGGGATCGCCGCGATCTGGCGTCAGGATTGCCACGCGCTGCCGACCGAGAGGGAAGCCTTCGGCTTCAGGGACGGCATTAGTCATCCTGCCGTCGAGGGAAGCGGCATCCCCGGCACGAACCCTAAAGAGCGGCCCCTCGAGGCGGGGGAATTCATTCTCGGTTATCCTGACGAGTCCGGCGTTATGCCCCGCATGCCCTGGCCCGAAATCTTGGGCCGCAACGGGTCGTATGTCGCCTTTCGCAAGCTGCGCCAAAACGTGGCTTTGTTCCGCGGCTACTTGAGGGCGAACTCCTCCTCTCCCGAGGAGGAGGAACTATTAGCCGCAAAGATGATGGGGCGATGGCGGAGCGGCGCGCCGCTGGCGCTCTGTCCACTCCACGACGAACCCGAACTGGGAGCAGACCGGCTGCGCAATAATGATTTCTTGTACGAAGCGGACGACCCGATAGGATACAGGACTCCGGTCGGCTCGCACGTTCGGCGAGCCAATCCGCGGGACGCGTCGGTAGCGGGCATCGGCCGCATCCATCGCATGATCCGGCGCGGAACTTCCTACGGCCCTCCACTCCCGGAAGGCGTGGTCGAGGACGATGGCGTCGACCGGGGGCTGATGTTCGCGTTCATCGGAGCGAGCCTGGGACGACAGTTCGAGTTCGTGCAGTCGGAGTGGATCAACGACGGCGGCTTTATCGGCGCAAGAGACGCCAAGGATCCGATCTCTGGGGCTAACGATGGATCCGGCGTCTTTGATATTCCGCGGCGGCCCGTTCGAAAGCGGCTGCATGGCTTGGCCAGATTCGTCGTCACGCGAGGCGGCGAGTATTGCTTTCTGCCTGGGTTACGAGCGCTGCGGTGGCTCGCGGAGCTCGACACCTGA
- a CDS encoding type II toxin-antitoxin system HicA family toxin, translated as MSRRLEDMRRNPAANWRIEDAAALCREFGVLCEPARGGGSHYKVGHPRLAEKLTIPFKRPIKAIYIRKLVAFIDAVRMLP; from the coding sequence ATGAGCCGGCGGCTCGAAGACATGCGGCGGAACCCGGCGGCCAACTGGCGCATAGAGGATGCGGCGGCGCTATGCCGAGAGTTCGGCGTCCTATGTGAGCCAGCGCGCGGCGGCGGCTCACATTATAAGGTCGGGCATCCCCGGCTCGCGGAAAAGCTGACGATTCCTTTCAAGCGGCCGATCAAGGCGATATATATCCGCAAGCTCGTCGCCTTCATCGATGCGGTCAGGATGCTGCCATGA